From Medicago truncatula cultivar Jemalong A17 chromosome 7, MtrunA17r5.0-ANR, whole genome shotgun sequence, a single genomic window includes:
- the LOC11439548 gene encoding blue copper protein 1a-like: protein MALSRALFLFALIASIFSTMAVAKDFVVGDEKGWTTLFDYQTWTANKVFRLGDTLTFNYVGGKDNVVRVNGSDFKSCSVPLTAPVLTSGQDKIIITTYGRRWYISSVTDHCENGQKLFITVQPKQDGWSPVPSPSPSPSLDLVTPEAPPSNAPWPASSVPRRSLLPKKLFQIFNRD, encoded by the exons ATGGCTCTTTCTCGTGCTCTTTTTCTCTTTGCTCTCATTGCTTCCATCTTCTCAACCATGGCCGTGGCAAAAGATTTTGTAGTTGGAGatgaaaagggttggactacttTGTTTGATTACCAAACTTGGACCGCAAACAAGGTCTTTCGTCTCGGGGACACACTCA CATTCAATTATGTTGGTGGCAAAGACAATGTTGTGAGAGTGAATGGAAGTGACTTCAAGAGTTGCTCAGTTCCTTTGACAGCACCTGTGTTAACCAGTGGGCAAGacaaaattataattacaaCCTATGGGAGAAGATGGTACATTTCAAGTGTTACCGATCACTGCGAAAATGGACAAAAGCTTTTCATAACTGTGCAGCCAAAACAAGATGGTTGGTCTCCAGTACCTTCACCTTCTCCATCACCATCACTTGACCTGGTGACACCTGAAGCACCGCCTTCGAATGCACCATGGCCTGCTAGTAGCGTTCCCCGTCGATCCCTGCTGCCAAAGAAGCTTTTCCAAATATTTAACAGAGATTGA
- the LOC120576862 gene encoding zinc finger BED domain-containing protein RICESLEEPER 1-like, with translation MHVVNLDCDNPSSSQTNVKNATGIDDLLQTIREQEAISPTKSELQDYLDQGVHVVPNSESFSALDWWRNNSMKYTILSKMAANILAIPISTVASESTFSVGGRVIDEFRSRLNEESVEALICGGDWFRHKYDVKNKSKVDKDEIQINLKI, from the exons ATGCATGTTGTTAATTTGGATTGTGATAATCCATCTTCCTCTCAAACAAATGTTAAAAATGCCACTGGAATTGATGACTTGTTACAAACCATTCGGGAGCAAGAAGCCATTTCTCCCACGAAGTCAGAATTGCAAGATTATCTTGATCAAGGTGTTCATGTTGTTCCTAACTCTGAATCCTTTAGTGCTTTGGACTGGTGGAGGAACAACAGCATGAAGTATACGATCTTGTCTAAGATGGCTGCTAATATACTAGCTATTCCAATCTCAACTGTTGCATCCGAGTCCACATTCAGTGTTGGAGGTAGAGTTATCGATGAATTTCGCTCTAGATTAAATGAAGAATCTGTTGAAGCTCTCATTTGTGGTGGTGATTGGTTCCGTCATAAGTATGATGTGAAGAACAAATCAAAG GTTGATAAAGATGAGATACAAATCAACTTGAAGATTTGA
- the LOC11440086 gene encoding nucleolar MIF4G domain-containing protein 1 isoform X2: MEQTAEKSRRERRKESRLAKNASKYQSWLQHHQKSEAIKRTNNQIPELKSETKLDQPVIPSLINETQVVKRSKSSSNKKEASEECALSEDEIDAPVVRKVKKGSQKSSKKKNRVEMGLSDISMAAQMDLELERKLSKKLKVKEGKLRGFDDGLNMLFEGMPSADDLFGDMEGFDSDELPSRKTKKSSSSKKRKLSKEEMETEGPVEARIQDAVFEEVPDSGTSRKKKKDKKRKLSIQEQEDGAEDYAVCIDKPVESSGADVTSGDVAADVSEKKVIGKYIAPHLRGRAGNEPEEHTQIRRRVRGLLNRISESNVESITGELSLIFQSVARSVASQIMIEETLASCSGGPRGNKQYAAVFAAFVAGLACTVGIDFGAKFMASFAKCFEDEYHKQDNLSLRNIALLLSYLCIFGVCSSDLIFDFLIMLSKRLTEVDVAIILTVLQSCGMKIRADDPAAMKTFIVNVQDTSNKMKASSGDGPEKNNSKRMEFMLETIYDIKNNKKKAEEVNPRIKKWLQKLRVDDISIRGLTWSKLLDPDKKGQWWLSGDMVSATDNVEEVANKIDKDVAETQRMLQLAAAQRMNTDSRRAIFCIIMSGEDYIDAFEKLLRLELPGKQDRDIMRVLVECCLQEKVFNKYYTVLASKLCEHDKNHKFTLQFCLWDHFKELESMALLRSMHLAKFVAEMAASFTLSLAVLKTVDLSDITQLTPKRIMHFRILFEAIFEYPETVVWKIFTRIAGTPELEGFRQGIEFFIKEYIVKANKAASQKFKLVKRALNNIEGVLMQE, from the exons ATGG AACAAACCGCAGAAAAATCACGCCGAGAACGAAGAAAAGAATCCCGTTTAGCGAAGAATGCATCTAAATATCAATCCTGGCTTCAACACCACCAG aAATCTGAAGCTATAAAAAGAACTAACAATCAAATTCCTGAGTTAAAATCTGAAACCAAATTGGACCAACCAGTTATTCCTAGTCTCATTAATGAAACACAAGTTGTGAAAAGGTCGAAATCTTCCTCTAATAAAAAAGAGGCATCTGAAGAATGTGCATTGTCAGAAGATGAAATTGATGCCCCTGTTGTGAGGAAAGTGAAGAAGGGTTCTCAGAAAAGTTCCAAGAAGAAAAACAGGGTTGAGATGGGTTTGTCGGATATATCGATGGCTGCCCAGATGGATTTGGAATTGGAAAGAAAACTATCGAAAAAACTTAAGGTAAAAGAGGGAAAATTGAGAGGGTTTGATGATGGATTGAACATGTTGTTTGAAGGAATGCCGTCTGCTGATGATTTATTCGGAGATATGGAGGGTTTTGATAGTGATGAATTACCGAGTAGGAAGACGAAGAAGAGTTCGTCGAGTAAGAAGCGTAAGTTGTCGAAAGAAGAGATGGAAACCGAGGGACCTGTGGAAGCTCGTATTCAAGATGCAGTATTTGAAGAAGTTCCCGATAGTGGAACTTctaggaagaagaagaaggataagaaaagaaaattgtcgATTCAAGAGCAGGAAGATGGTGCGGAGGATTATGCTGTTTGCATAGATAAGCCTGTGGAATCGAGTGGAGCGGATGTGACATCGGGGGATGTTGCTGCTGATGTTTCTGAGAAGAAAGTGATAGGAAAATATATAGCGCCTCACTTGAGAGGTCGTGCTGGCAATGAACCTGAAGAGCATACTCAAATTCGAAGACGTGTACGAG GCCTTCTTAACAGGATTTCTGAATCAAATGTTGAGTCAATTACTGGAGAATTGTCCTTGATCTTTCAG TCTGTTGCTCGTAGTGTTGCTTCACAGATTATGATTGAGGAGACTTTAGCATCCTGTTCTGGAGGCCCCCGTGGCAATAAACA ATATGCTGCTGTATTTGCTGCGTTTGTTGCAGGGTTGGCCTGTACGGTTGGTATTGACTTTGGTGCAAAGTTTATGGCTTCCTTTGCCAAATGCTTTGAG GATGAGTATCATAAACAAGACAATCTCTCCTTGCGGAATATTGCTCTTCTCTTATCTTATTTATGCATATTTGGAGTTTGTTCTAG TGATTTAATATTTGACTTTCTAATCATGCTGAGTAAGCGTTTGACTGAGGTGGATGTCGCTATTATTTTGACTGTGTTGCAAA gTTGTGGGATGAAAATAAGGGCTGATGACCCCGCTGCCATGAAAACATTCATTGTTAATGTTCAGGACACGTCAAATAAGATGAAGGCTTCCTCTGGAGATGGTCCTGAAAAGAATAACAGTAAAAGA ATGGAGTTCATGCTTGAAACCATATATGACATCAAGAACAACAAGAAGAAGGCAGAAGAGGTTAACCCTCGAATTAAAAAGTGGCTACAGAAG TTAAGAGTTGATGATATTTCAATTAGAGGGCTTACATGGAGTAAGTTACTTGATCCTGACAAGAAGGGCCAATGGTGGTTGTCCGGAGATATGGTTTCAGCAACAGATAATGTTGAAGAAGTTGCCAACAAAATAGACAAAGATGTGGCTGAAACCCAACGAATGTTGCAGCTTGCTGCTGCTCAAAGGATGAACACAGATTCCAGAAGGGCAATCTTTTGTATTATAATGTCTGGGGAGGACTATATTGATGCATTTGAAAAGCTTCTAAGATTGGAACTACCTGGCAAGCAG GACAGAGATATAATGCGGGTTCTTGTTGAGTGTTGCTTGCAAGAGAAAGTTTTTAACAAGTACTATACAGTGCTGGCTTCCAAGTTGTGTGAGCATGACAAAAATCACAAGTTTACTCTacag TTTTGCCTATGGGACCACTTTAAGGAGCTGGAGTCTATGGCTCTTTTGAGATCAATGCACCTAGCAAAGTTTGTGGCTGAAATGGCTGCCTCTTTTACTCTCTCCCTTGCAGTTTTGAAAACTGTGGATCTCAGTGATATCACCCAGCTAACCCCAAAAAGGATTATGCATTTCCGCATTCTGTTTGAGGCCATTTTTGAATATCCTGAAACCGTGGTGTGGAAGATATTTACACGTATAGCAGGGACCCCTGAACTTGAAGGTTTTAGACAAGGCATTGAGTTTTTCATTAAGGAGTACATTGTGAAAGCAAATAAAGCTGCATCTCAAAAATTTAAGTTGGTAAAAAGAGCCCTTAATAACATAGAAGGAGTCCTGATGCAAGAGTAA
- the LOC11439549 gene encoding 5-methyltetrahydropteroyltriglutamate--homocysteine methyltransferase 1, whose translation MASHIVGYPRMGPKRELKFALESFWDKKSSAEDLKKVSADLRASIWKQMSDVGIKYIPSNTFTYYDHVLDTTATLGAVPPRYGWTGGEIGFDTYFSMARGNATVPAMEMTKWFDTNYHFIVPELGPEVNFVYSSHKAVEEYKEAKALGVDTVPVLVGPVSYLLLSKAAKGVDKSFDLLSLLPKVLAVYKEVIADLKAAGAQFIQFDEPTLVLDLEAHKLQAFTDAYAALTPSFEGLHVLVETYFADIPAEAYKTLTSLSGVAAYGFDLVRGTKTLDLIKAGFPSGKWIFAGVVDGRNIWANDLEASLSTLEALAGIVGKERIVVSTSCSLLHTAVDLVNETKLDDEIKSWLAFAAQKVVEVNALANALAGNKDEAIFSASSAAQASRKSSPRVTNEAVQKAAAALKGSDHRRATNVSARLDAQQKKLNLPILPTTTIGSFPQTVELRRVRREFKAKKISEEEYIKAIKEEIRSVVELQEELDIDVLVHGEPERNDMVEYFGEQLSGFAFTANGWVQSYGSRCVKPPIIYGDVSRPKAMTVFWSALAQSFTKRPMKGMLTGPVTILNWSFVRVDQPRSETCYQIALAIKDEVEDLEKGGIGVIQIDEAALREGLPLRKSEHAHYLDWAVHSFRITNVGVQDSTQIHTHMCYSNFNDIIHSIINMDADVITIENSRSDEKLLSVFREGVVYGAGIGPGVYDIHSPRIPPTDEIADRINKMLAVLEKNVLWVNPDCGLKTRKYTEVKPALLNMVAAAKQIRNELAK comes from the exons ATGGCTTCTCACATTGTTGGATACCCTCGTATGGGACCCAAGAGAGAGTTGAAATTTGCTTTGGAATCATTCTGGGACAAAAAGAGCAGTGCCGAGGATTTGAAGAAGGTTTCTGCTGATCTAAGAGCATCCATCTGGAAACAGATGTCTGATGTTGGGATCAAGTATATCCCAAGCAACACTTTTACTTACTATGATCATGTACTTGATACTACCGCCACTCTCGGGGCCGTTCCACCCAGGTATGGATGGACTGGTGGTGAGATTGGATTCGATACTTACTTTTCAATGGCTAGAGGTAATGCCACCGTCCCTGCTATGGAGATGACCAAGTGGTTCGACACCAACTA CCACTTTATTGTCCCAGAATTGGGTCCTGAGGTGAACTTTGTGTACTCTTCTCACAAGGCTGTTGAAGAATACAAGGAAGCCAAGGCT CTTGGAGTAGACACTGTTCCCGTTCTTGTTGGCCCTGTTTCATACTTGTTGCTCTCCAAAGCCGCCAAGGGAGTTGACAAATCCTTTGATCTCCTATCTTTGCTTCCCAAGGTCCTTGCCGTCTACAA GGAGGTTATTGCTGATCTCAAGGCAGCTGGTGCTCAGTTTATTCAATTTGATGAACCCACACTTGTCCTGGATCTTGAAGCTCACAAGTTACAAGCATTTACTGATGCATATGCAGCACTTACACCTTCTTTTGAAGGTCTCCATGTTCTTGTTGAGACCTACTTTGCTGATATTCCCGCTGAGGCATACAAGACCCTCACATCTTTGAGTGGTGTCGCCGCTTATGGATTTGATTTAGTCCGTGGAACCAAGACTCTTGATCTGATCAAGGCTGGTTTTCCCAGTGGAAAATGGATCTTTGCTGGAGTCGTTGATGGAAGGAACATCTGGGCAAATGATCTTGAGGCTTCTCTCAGTACATTAGAGGCTCTTGCCGGCATTGTGGGCAAAG AGAGAATTGTTGTGTCCACTTCTTGCTCACTTCTTCACACTGCTGTGGATCTCGTTAACGAGACCAAGTTGGATGATGAAATTAAGTCATGGTTAGCTTTTGCTGCCCAAAAAGTTGTTGAAGTAAATGCATTGGCCAATGCACTTGCAGGCAACAAGGATGAG GCCATCTTCTCTGCAAGTTCTGCAGCTCAGGCTTCAAGGAAGTCCTCTCCAAGAGTGACTAATGAGGCTGTTCAGAAGGCT GCTGCTGCATTGAAGGGTTCAGACCATCGCCGTGCTACCAACGTCAGTGCCAGGTTGGATGCTCAACAAAAGAAGCTTAATCTTCCAATCCTCCCAACCACCACCATTGGATCATTCCCCCAGACCGTGGAACTAAGGAGGGTTCGCCGTGAATTCAAGGCTAAGAA GATCTCCGAGGAAGAGTACATTAAGGCAATTAAGGAGGAAATCCGCTCAGTTGTTGAGCTTCAAGAAGAGCTTGATATTGATGTCCTAGTACACGGAGAGCCCGAG AGAAATGATATGGTTGAGTACTTCGGCGAGCAGTTGTCAGGCTTCGCCTTTACTGCTAATGGATGGGTGCAATCCTATGGATCTCGTTGTGTCAAGCCACCAATCATCTATGGTGATGTGAGCCGCCCAAAGGCAATGACTGTCTTCTGGTCAGCTCTTGCTCAGAGCTTTACCAAGCGCCCAATGAAGGGAATGCTTACTGGCCCTGTCACCATTCTCAACTGGTCCTTCGTTAGAGTTGACCAGCCTAG ATCTGAGACCTGCTACCAGATTGCTTTGGCTATTAAGGATGAAGTTGAAGACCTTGAGAAAGGTGGTATTGGTGTCATCCAAATTGATGAGGCTGCTTTGAGAGAGGGACTACCACTGAGGAAGTCTGAGCACGCTCACTACTTGGACTGGGCTGTCCACTCCTTCAGAATCACCAATGTCGGTGTTCAGGACTCCACTCAG ATCCACACTCACATGTGCTACTCCAACTTCAACGACATCATTCATTCCATCATTAATATGGATGCTGATGTTATCACAATTGAGAACTCCCGTTCCGACGAAAAGCTTCTATCAGTCTTCCGTGAAGGAGTTGTTTATGGTGCTGGAATTGGCCCTGGTGTGTATGACATCCACTCCCCAAGAATCCCACCAACCGACGAGATCGCCGACAGGATCAACAAGATGCTTGCTGTCCTTGAGAAGAACGTTTTGTGGGTCAACCCTGACTGTGGGCTAAAAACCCGTAAGTACACAGAGGTTAAGCCTGCCCTCCTCAACATGGTTGCTGCAGCCAAACAAATCCGCAATGAGCTTGCCAAGTGA
- the LOC11440086 gene encoding nucleolar MIF4G domain-containing protein 1 isoform X1, which yields MVEQTAEKSRRERRKESRLAKNASKYQSWLQHHQKSEAIKRTNNQIPELKSETKLDQPVIPSLINETQVVKRSKSSSNKKEASEECALSEDEIDAPVVRKVKKGSQKSSKKKNRVEMGLSDISMAAQMDLELERKLSKKLKVKEGKLRGFDDGLNMLFEGMPSADDLFGDMEGFDSDELPSRKTKKSSSSKKRKLSKEEMETEGPVEARIQDAVFEEVPDSGTSRKKKKDKKRKLSIQEQEDGAEDYAVCIDKPVESSGADVTSGDVAADVSEKKVIGKYIAPHLRGRAGNEPEEHTQIRRRVRGLLNRISESNVESITGELSLIFQSVARSVASQIMIEETLASCSGGPRGNKQYAAVFAAFVAGLACTVGIDFGAKFMASFAKCFEDEYHKQDNLSLRNIALLLSYLCIFGVCSSDLIFDFLIMLSKRLTEVDVAIILTVLQSCGMKIRADDPAAMKTFIVNVQDTSNKMKASSGDGPEKNNSKRMEFMLETIYDIKNNKKKAEEVNPRIKKWLQKLRVDDISIRGLTWSKLLDPDKKGQWWLSGDMVSATDNVEEVANKIDKDVAETQRMLQLAAAQRMNTDSRRAIFCIIMSGEDYIDAFEKLLRLELPGKQDRDIMRVLVECCLQEKVFNKYYTVLASKLCEHDKNHKFTLQFCLWDHFKELESMALLRSMHLAKFVAEMAASFTLSLAVLKTVDLSDITQLTPKRIMHFRILFEAIFEYPETVVWKIFTRIAGTPELEGFRQGIEFFIKEYIVKANKAASQKFKLVKRALNNIEGVLMQE from the exons ATGG TAGAACAAACCGCAGAAAAATCACGCCGAGAACGAAGAAAAGAATCCCGTTTAGCGAAGAATGCATCTAAATATCAATCCTGGCTTCAACACCACCAG aAATCTGAAGCTATAAAAAGAACTAACAATCAAATTCCTGAGTTAAAATCTGAAACCAAATTGGACCAACCAGTTATTCCTAGTCTCATTAATGAAACACAAGTTGTGAAAAGGTCGAAATCTTCCTCTAATAAAAAAGAGGCATCTGAAGAATGTGCATTGTCAGAAGATGAAATTGATGCCCCTGTTGTGAGGAAAGTGAAGAAGGGTTCTCAGAAAAGTTCCAAGAAGAAAAACAGGGTTGAGATGGGTTTGTCGGATATATCGATGGCTGCCCAGATGGATTTGGAATTGGAAAGAAAACTATCGAAAAAACTTAAGGTAAAAGAGGGAAAATTGAGAGGGTTTGATGATGGATTGAACATGTTGTTTGAAGGAATGCCGTCTGCTGATGATTTATTCGGAGATATGGAGGGTTTTGATAGTGATGAATTACCGAGTAGGAAGACGAAGAAGAGTTCGTCGAGTAAGAAGCGTAAGTTGTCGAAAGAAGAGATGGAAACCGAGGGACCTGTGGAAGCTCGTATTCAAGATGCAGTATTTGAAGAAGTTCCCGATAGTGGAACTTctaggaagaagaagaaggataagaaaagaaaattgtcgATTCAAGAGCAGGAAGATGGTGCGGAGGATTATGCTGTTTGCATAGATAAGCCTGTGGAATCGAGTGGAGCGGATGTGACATCGGGGGATGTTGCTGCTGATGTTTCTGAGAAGAAAGTGATAGGAAAATATATAGCGCCTCACTTGAGAGGTCGTGCTGGCAATGAACCTGAAGAGCATACTCAAATTCGAAGACGTGTACGAG GCCTTCTTAACAGGATTTCTGAATCAAATGTTGAGTCAATTACTGGAGAATTGTCCTTGATCTTTCAG TCTGTTGCTCGTAGTGTTGCTTCACAGATTATGATTGAGGAGACTTTAGCATCCTGTTCTGGAGGCCCCCGTGGCAATAAACA ATATGCTGCTGTATTTGCTGCGTTTGTTGCAGGGTTGGCCTGTACGGTTGGTATTGACTTTGGTGCAAAGTTTATGGCTTCCTTTGCCAAATGCTTTGAG GATGAGTATCATAAACAAGACAATCTCTCCTTGCGGAATATTGCTCTTCTCTTATCTTATTTATGCATATTTGGAGTTTGTTCTAG TGATTTAATATTTGACTTTCTAATCATGCTGAGTAAGCGTTTGACTGAGGTGGATGTCGCTATTATTTTGACTGTGTTGCAAA gTTGTGGGATGAAAATAAGGGCTGATGACCCCGCTGCCATGAAAACATTCATTGTTAATGTTCAGGACACGTCAAATAAGATGAAGGCTTCCTCTGGAGATGGTCCTGAAAAGAATAACAGTAAAAGA ATGGAGTTCATGCTTGAAACCATATATGACATCAAGAACAACAAGAAGAAGGCAGAAGAGGTTAACCCTCGAATTAAAAAGTGGCTACAGAAG TTAAGAGTTGATGATATTTCAATTAGAGGGCTTACATGGAGTAAGTTACTTGATCCTGACAAGAAGGGCCAATGGTGGTTGTCCGGAGATATGGTTTCAGCAACAGATAATGTTGAAGAAGTTGCCAACAAAATAGACAAAGATGTGGCTGAAACCCAACGAATGTTGCAGCTTGCTGCTGCTCAAAGGATGAACACAGATTCCAGAAGGGCAATCTTTTGTATTATAATGTCTGGGGAGGACTATATTGATGCATTTGAAAAGCTTCTAAGATTGGAACTACCTGGCAAGCAG GACAGAGATATAATGCGGGTTCTTGTTGAGTGTTGCTTGCAAGAGAAAGTTTTTAACAAGTACTATACAGTGCTGGCTTCCAAGTTGTGTGAGCATGACAAAAATCACAAGTTTACTCTacag TTTTGCCTATGGGACCACTTTAAGGAGCTGGAGTCTATGGCTCTTTTGAGATCAATGCACCTAGCAAAGTTTGTGGCTGAAATGGCTGCCTCTTTTACTCTCTCCCTTGCAGTTTTGAAAACTGTGGATCTCAGTGATATCACCCAGCTAACCCCAAAAAGGATTATGCATTTCCGCATTCTGTTTGAGGCCATTTTTGAATATCCTGAAACCGTGGTGTGGAAGATATTTACACGTATAGCAGGGACCCCTGAACTTGAAGGTTTTAGACAAGGCATTGAGTTTTTCATTAAGGAGTACATTGTGAAAGCAAATAAAGCTGCATCTCAAAAATTTAAGTTGGTAAAAAGAGCCCTTAATAACATAGAAGGAGTCCTGATGCAAGAGTAA